The genomic DNA TGCACCACGCACGACAGCGCGGCGGGCGCCTCGTCCATGGTCTTGGCGGCGCGGACTACCATCTCGTGGCACGCCAGCGAGATCAGCGGCGTCTGCTCCGAAGGTTTCCAGATGATGGGGTCGCCGCAGACCAGGCCGATCATCGAGTTCCACGCCCAGACCGCGCACGGGAAGTTGAACGCCGAGATCACGCCGACTGGTCCGAGCGGGTGCCACTGCTCGATGAGCTGGTGCTCGGGCCGCTCGCTGGCGATCGTCAGGCCGTAGAGCTGCCGCGACAGTCCGACCGCGAAGTCGCAAACGTCGATCCACTCCTGGATCTCGCCCTCGGCCTCGGCGGGGATCTTGCCGGCCTCGAGGGTGATCAGCTTGGCGAGTTCCGACTTGTTCGCGCGGACCTCGTCGCCGATGCGGCGGACCAACTCGCCGCGGACCGGCGCCGGCACGACCCGCCACGCCTTGAAGGCCTCGTGCGCGGCGGCCACGGCGGCGGCGACCTCGTCGGCGGTCGCGGCGCCGCTCTGGCAGAGGGACTCACCATTGATCGGCGAGCTGGGCGAGAACTTCGCTCCGCTGCCGAGTTCGTACTTGTTGCCGATCGCGACGCCCGGGTAGCAGGCGTGGATCTGTTGGGGGAGCAGTTGGGCAGGGATATCCATGAATCGACTTAAAGCGTTTCCGTCTGAGTAGTGTGGTTCGGCCCTCCGGGCCACTGAACGTTGATGCTAGCCTACGTGCCCATCGGGTGCGAGGCGGCGTGCGGCGTGGTCGGCGTCTTGACGGTAGTCGCCTTGGCGTAGGGCAGGCCGAACTCGTTCGACTCGAAGTCCGACAGCCGGACGTCCTCCTGCCGGACAAATCCCTTGCCGGGGAGCTTGCCGGCGAAGTGCAGGTCGACCACCACGCAAACGCTCGAAGCGGTGGTGATCTGAATCGAGCTGGCGTCCAGCCCGTGCACCTGATCGTGGTACACCTTGCGGGCGCAGGCGATCTGCTCGAAGCGGTGCTTGCGCCAGCCGGTCACGGTGCTGAAGATCAGCACCACGTCCTGGTTGGTGCAGGGGATCGCGTCCTCCATCAGCTCCTTGAGCAGCTCGCGGCGGTCGATCATCCGCAGGCCGTGCAGCAGGAACATCATCAGGTCGCGGTGGCCGGCGTAGCGGACGGTTTTGTAGTCGAGCGTGTTGACCTTGCCGGACAGGGTCTCGCACAGGGTGCCGAGTCCGCCGGAGGTGTTGAACGCCTCGTAGTCGACGCCGTCCAGCGCGAACGACTCCAGGCCCTCGAGCGGCTGCAGGTCGCACGGCTCGCCGCTGTAGATCGCCTCGCACGGGTTGCAGTACTCGTTGATCAGTCCGTCGATCGACCAGGTGAGGTTGTACTTCAGCATGTTGGTCGGGTAGAGCGGCAACGCGCCGACACGCAGCATCACCCGGTCGAGCCGGTCGAACTGCTGGCAAAGGTCGTGCGCGAGGATGCCGATGTAGCCCGGCGCGAGCCCGCACTGCGGCATGAAGATCTGGCCCTCGGCCGCCTCTTCGGCGATGGAGCGGATCGCCTGCGTCGTGGCGACATCCTCCGTCAGGTCAAAGTAGCTGACGCCCGCCTCAAGCGCCGCTCGGGCGACCGTGACATTCTGGTCGAAGGGCAGGGCGGAGATCACCGAGCCGTGCGCCTTGAGGGTCGACACCATCTCGGCGTGGTTGTTGACGTCCAGCTCGCCGGTCGCGACCGGGGTCTCCTCCTTGAGCGACGCCAGCGCGTCGGCGGAGATGTCCGCCACGTACACCTCGTACCGGCCGGAAAGGTGCAGGATGCGGGCGATGCCGCGGCCGATTTTGCCGGCTCCGAGGATCGTGACCGGGTGCTTGGACTCACTCATGCAGTTACTCTCGTTCTCGTGCTTGATGCTGCG from Posidoniimonas polymericola includes the following:
- a CDS encoding saccharopine dehydrogenase NADP-binding domain-containing protein, with the translated sequence MSESKHPVTILGAGKIGRGIARILHLSGRYEVYVADISADALASLKEETPVATGELDVNNHAEMVSTLKAHGSVISALPFDQNVTVARAALEAGVSYFDLTEDVATTQAIRSIAEEAAEGQIFMPQCGLAPGYIGILAHDLCQQFDRLDRVMLRVGALPLYPTNMLKYNLTWSIDGLINEYCNPCEAIYSGEPCDLQPLEGLESFALDGVDYEAFNTSGGLGTLCETLSGKVNTLDYKTVRYAGHRDLMMFLLHGLRMIDRRELLKELMEDAIPCTNQDVVLIFSTVTGWRKHRFEQIACARKVYHDQVHGLDASSIQITTASSVCVVVDLHFAGKLPGKGFVRQEDVRLSDFESNEFGLPYAKATTVKTPTTPHAASHPMGT